One Danio aesculapii chromosome 22, fDanAes4.1, whole genome shotgun sequence genomic window carries:
- the LOC130215578 gene encoding zinc finger protein 260-like, translating to MSDPEPCRIKREETEELIDVIEESEELNEDEEKHQVKSEEKTQSETEHSISVKGTAVNSLTCTQCGKSFSRKCGLNEHMRIHTGEKPFKCPHCDWRFNKSRNLKSHLMLHTGEKPHQCSHCGKRFNHSGHLKSHLRIHTGEKPYQCSHCGKRFSVSACMKAHERTHTEEKPYHCTACGTRFSYLSSLRKHTINCHNAIKESEELKKDEEKHQVKSEEKTQLETGHSVSVKETSVNSLTCTQCGKSLSCKSGLNHHMRIHTGEKPYKCPHCDKRFSCSQNLKTHTRTHTGEKPYQCSHCDKRFNHSGGLKKHVRIHTGEKPYHCTACGKSFTDSSSLRKHTKNYHNVTVKEESEELNEDEEKHHVKREEKTQSETEHSISVKGTAVNSLTCSQCGKSFTRKSGLTDHMRIHTGEKPFKCPHCDWSFNISRNLRSHMKLHTGEKPHQCSHCGKRFSHPGVLKSHLRIHTGEKPYQCSHCGKQFSVSACMKAHERTHTEEKPYHCTACGKRFSYSSSLRKHTMNCQNVMVKEESEELNEDEEKHHVKSEEKTQSETEHSISVKGTAVNSLTCTQCGKSFTRKSGLTDHMRIHTGEKPYKCSHCDWSFNISRNLRSHIKLHTGEKPHQCSHCDKRFNHSGQLKSHLRIHTGEKPYKCSHCGKGFSVSKNMKTHERIHTGEKPYHCTACGKSFTHSSSLHLHTINFHSK from the exons atgagtgatccagaaccctgcagaattaaacgggaagagactgaagaactaatag ATGTGATtgaggagagtgaagaactgaatgaagatgaggagaaacatcaagtcaaaagtgaagaaaaaacccaaTCAGAGACTGAACATAGTATTTCAGTGAAAGGAACAGCTGTAAATAGTttgacctgcactcagtgtggaaagagtttcagccgcAAATGTGGTCTCAatgaacacatgaggatccacactggagagaaacctttcaagTGTCCACACTGCGACTGGAGATTTAATAAATCAAGAAACCTCAAATCTCACTTAATgcttcacactggagagaaacctcacCAGTGTTCACACTGCGGCAAGAGATTCAATCATTCAGGACACCTGAAATCACACTtgaggatccacaccggagagaaaccttacCAGTGTTCACACTGCGGCAAGAGATTCAGTGTTTCAGCATGCATGAAAGCAcatgagaggactcacactgAAGAGAAACCGTATCACTGCACTGCATGTGGGACGAGATTCTCGTATTTGTCTTCTCTACGAAAACACACAATAAACTGTCACA ATGCGATTAaggagagtgaagaactgaaaaaagatgaggagaaacatcaagtcaaaagtgaagaaaaaacccaattagagactggacatagtgTTTCAGTGAAAGAAACATCCGTAAATAGTttgacctgcactcagtgtggaaagagtttgagCTGCAAAAGTGGTCTCAATcatcacatgaggatccacactggagagaaaccttacaagtgtccacattgcgacaagagattcagttgtTCACaaaacctgaaaacacacacgaggactcacactggagagaaaccttaccagtgttcacactgtgacaaaaGATTCAATCATTCAGGAGGCCTGAAAAAACATGTGAGgatccacacaggagagaaaccgTATCACTGCACtgcttgtgggaagagtttcacagaTTCATCTTCTCTacgaaaacacacaaaaaactatcACA ATGTGAcggtgaaggaggagagtgaagaactgaatgaagatgaggagaaacatcatgtcaaaagagaagaaaaaacccAATCAGAGACTGAACATAGTATTTCAGTGAAAGGAACAGCTGTAAATAGTTTGACCTGCTCTCAGTGTGGAAAAAGTTTCACCCGCAAAAGCGGCCTCACtgatcacatgaggatccacactggagagaaacctttcaagTGTCCACACTGCGACTGGAGTTTTAATATTTCACGAAACCTCAGATCACACATGAAgctccacactggagagaaacctcacCAGTGTTCACACTGCGGCAAGAGATTCAGTCATCCAGGAGTCCTAAAATCACacttgaggatccacactggagagaaaccttaccagTGTTCACACTGCGGCAAGCAATTCAGTGTTTCAGCATGCATGAAAGCAcatgagaggactcacactgAAGAGAAACCGTATCACTGCACTGCTTGTGGGAAGAGATTCTCATATTCATCTTCTCTACGAAAACACACAATGAACTGTCAGA atgtgatggtgaaggaggagagtgaagaactgaatgaagatgaggagaaacatcatgtcaaaagtgaagaaaaaacccaaTCAGAGACTGAACATAGTATTTCAGTGAAAGGAACAGCTGTAAATAGTttgacctgcactcagtgtggaaagagtttcacccGCAAAAGCGGCCTCACtgatcacatgaggatccacactggagagaaaccttacaagtgttcacactgcgactgGAGTTTCAATATTTCACGAAATCTCAGATCACACATAAAgctccacactggagagaaacctcaccagtgttcacactgcgacaagagattcaatcATTCAGGACAGCTAAAATCACACTtgaggatccacaccggagagaaaccttacaagtgttcacactgcggcaAGGGATTCAGTGTTtctaaaaacatgaaaacacacgagaggattcacactggagagaaaccgtatcaCTGCACtgcttgtgggaagagtttcacacatTCATCTTCTCTACATTTACACACAATAAACTTTCACAGTAAGTAG
- the LOC130215611 gene encoding zinc finger protein 239-like: MSDPEPCRIKQEETEELIGVMVKEESEELSEDEEKHHVKSEEETQSETEDDILMKSLTCAQCGKTLKHKYTLKSHMRIHTGEKPYQCSHCDKRFSHSVYLKSHERIHTGEKPYRCSDCGKSFTNASALRKHKKFYHKPMKKSEEPSEATKLHRNAPKKEKCYFCSVCGNSFAHMSILRQHQVIHTVEKPYKCSYCDKTFGRSECLKAHETIHTGEKLFTCAQCGKSFRRLSNFRQHFRIHTGERPHTCDQCGKSFTRPSDLKYHLRVHTNEKPYSCSVCGKSFTQQCFLNAHQKMHTGVKDFVCSECGKSFIRAGELKLHQVVHTGERPFECSHCDKRFSLLQGLKMHERIHTGERPHKCNQCGKTFIRPSDLKKHLRVHTKEMP, from the exons GTGtgatggtgaaggaggagagtgaagaactgagtgaagatgaggagaaacatcatgtcaaaagtgaaGAAGAAACTCAATCAGAGACTGAAgatgatattttaatgaaaagttTGACCTGCGCTCAGTGTGGAAAGACTTTGAAGCACAAATACACTCTGAAGAgtcacatgaggattcacactggagagaaaccttaccagtgttcacactgcgacaagagattcagtcatTCAGTCTACCTGAAATCAcacgagaggattcacactggagagaaaccgtatcgCTGCTCtgattgtgggaagagtttcacaaaTGCATCTGCTCTACGAAAACACAAGAAATTCTATCACA AGCCGATGAAGAAAAGTGAAGAACCGAGTGAAGCCACGAAGCTCCACCGTAACGCTCCTAAAAAGGAGAAATGTTATTTCTGCTCTGTGTGTGGAAATAGTTTTGCACATATGTCAATTTTAAGACAACACCAGGTGATTCACACTgtagagaaaccttacaagtgttcataTTGTGACAAGACATTTGGTAGATCAGAATGCCTGAAAGCACACGAGacgatccacactggagagaaactatTCACATgtgctcagtgtgggaagagtttcagacgaTTATCTAACTTTCGACAACACTTtcggatccacactggagagagaccacaCACATGTGATCAGTGCGGCAAATCATTTACGAGGCCTTCAGATCTAAAGTaccatcttagagttcatactaacgagaagccttattcatgttctgtgtgtgggaagagttttacacAGCAGTGCTTTTTAAATGCACATCAGAAGATGCACACCGGGGTAAAAGACTTTGTGTGCTcggagtgtgggaagagttttattaGAGCTGGAGAATTGAAACTGCACCAGGtggttcacactggagagagaccgttcgagtgttcacactgcgacaagagattcagtctgCTACAAGGCTTGAAAATGCAtgagaggatccacactggagaaagacCACACAAATGTAATCAATGTGGTAAAACATTTATCAGGCCTTCAGATCTGAAGAAacatcttagagttcatacaaaggagatgccttaa
- the LOC130215612 gene encoding zinc finger protein 135-like isoform X1, whose amino-acid sequence MSDPEPCRIKQEETEELIDVIVKEESEELSEDEEKHHVKSETNTQSETEQSIFMNITALNGFICSQCGKSFKNKYTLNDHMMIHTGEKPYKCSHCDKSFSHSGNLRKHERTHTGEKPYRCIVCGMSFTQSSSLQRHTKKIHNVIVKEESEELSEDEEKHHVKSETNTQSETEQSIFMNITALNGFICSQCGKSFKNKYTLNDHMMIHNGEKPYKCSHCDKSFSHSGNLRKHERTHTGEKPYRCIVCGMSFTQSSSLQRHTKKIHNLIVKEEEEEESEEVIEAATVLQSVHTKEKPHSCSWCGNSFAHQAHLREHERIHTGEKPFTCPQCGKSFRHSSSFTQHMMIHTGEKPHACDHCGKTFLRPSQLKKHLGVHKRRRQIHVLC is encoded by the exons atgagtgatccagaaccctgcagaattaaacaggaagagactgaagaactaatag ATGTGATTGTAAAGGAGGAGAGTGAAGAgctgagtgaagatgaggagaaacatcatgtcaaaagtgaaACCAACACTCAATCAGAGACTGAACAGAGTATTTTTATGAACATAACAGCCTTGAATGGTTTCATTTGcagtcagtgtggaaagagtttcaagaACAAATACACTCTCAATgatcacatgatgatccacactggagagaaaccttacaagtgttcacactgcgacaagagctTCAGTCATTCAGGAAACCTGAGAAAGcatgagaggactcacactggagagaaaccgtatcgCTGCATTGTTTGTGGGATGAGCTTCACACAATCATCTTCTCTtcaaagacacacaaaaaagattCACA ATGTGATTGTaaaggaggagagtgaagaactgagtgaagatgaggagaaacatcatgtcaaaagtgaaACCAACACTCAATCAGAGACTGAACAGAGTATTTTTATGAACATAACAGCCTTGAATGGTTTCATCTGcagtcagtgtggaaagagtttcaagaACAAATACACTCTCAATgatcacatgatgatccacaatggagagaaaccttacaagtgttcacactgcgacaagagctTCAGTCATTCAGGAAACCTGAGAAAGcatgagaggactcacactggagagaaaccgtatcgCTGCATTGTTTGTGGGATGAGCTTCACACAATCATCTTCTCtacaaagacacacaaaaaagattCACA acCTGATtgtaaaggaggaggaggaggaggaaagtGAAGAAGTTATTGAAGCCGCGACGGTCCTCCAAAGCgttcatacaaaggagaaacCACATTCATGCTCTTGGTGTGGAAACAGTTTTGCACATCAGGCACATTTAAGAGAAcacgagaggattcacactggagagaaaccattcacatgtcctcagtgtgggaagagtttcagacactCCTCATCCTTTactcaacacatgatgatccacactggagagaaaccacacGCATGTGATCACTGcggcaaaacatttttgaggcCTTCACAGCTGAAGAAACATCTTGGAGTTCATAAAAGGAGAAGACAGATTCATGTTCTCTGTTAG
- the LOC130215612 gene encoding oocyte zinc finger protein XlCOF2-like isoform X2, with amino-acid sequence MSDPEPCRIKQEETEELIDVIVKEESEELSEDEEKHHVKSETNTQSETEQSIFMNITALNGFICSQCGKSFKNKYTLNDHMMIHNGEKPYKCSHCDKSFSHSGNLRKHERTHTGEKPYRCIVCGMSFTQSSSLQRHTKKIHNLIVKEEEEEESEEVIEAATVLQSVHTKEKPHSCSWCGNSFAHQAHLREHERIHTGEKPFTCPQCGKSFRHSSSFTQHMMIHTGEKPHACDHCGKTFLRPSQLKKHLGVHKRRRQIHVLC; translated from the exons atgagtgatccagaaccctgcagaattaaacaggaagagactgaagaactaatag ATGTGATTGTaaaggaggagagtgaagaactgagtgaagatgaggagaaacatcatgtcaaaagtgaaACCAACACTCAATCAGAGACTGAACAGAGTATTTTTATGAACATAACAGCCTTGAATGGTTTCATCTGcagtcagtgtggaaagagtttcaagaACAAATACACTCTCAATgatcacatgatgatccacaatggagagaaaccttacaagtgttcacactgcgacaagagctTCAGTCATTCAGGAAACCTGAGAAAGcatgagaggactcacactggagagaaaccgtatcgCTGCATTGTTTGTGGGATGAGCTTCACACAATCATCTTCTCtacaaagacacacaaaaaagattCACA acCTGATtgtaaaggaggaggaggaggaggaaagtGAAGAAGTTATTGAAGCCGCGACGGTCCTCCAAAGCgttcatacaaaggagaaacCACATTCATGCTCTTGGTGTGGAAACAGTTTTGCACATCAGGCACATTTAAGAGAAcacgagaggattcacactggagagaaaccattcacatgtcctcagtgtgggaagagtttcagacactCCTCATCCTTTactcaacacatgatgatccacactggagagaaaccacacGCATGTGATCACTGcggcaaaacatttttgaggcCTTCACAGCTGAAGAAACATCTTGGAGTTCATAAAAGGAGAAGACAGATTCATGTTCTCTGTTAG